The Bacteroidota bacterium genome contains a region encoding:
- a CDS encoding 1-deoxy-D-xylulose-5-phosphate reductoisomerase: MKKRIAILGSTGSIGQQALEVIENHSDLFEVEVITANNNAELLISQALKFKPSTVVIANENKYNEVSTALTKSQIKVFAGEKAISQVVEYDSIDIVLTAMVGYSGLLPTINAISWGKNIALANKETLVIAGDLIMQLAKKKQVDIIPVDSEHSAIFQCLTGEMHNQIEKIILTASGGPFRQLDFESLKKVTKNDALKHPNWNMGNKITIDSATLMNKGFEAIEAKWLFDVRPEQIEIIVHPQSIIHSLVQFSDSSIKAQLGLPDMKLPIQYALSYPKRIKSNFPRFNFSNFPNFSFEEVDNKKFRNLVLAFEAMKTGGNMPCIINAANEIVVNSFLNEKIGFLSMSEIIESTMGKVSFIKNPSYDDYVETNIEARQIANDLCKQYFL; this comes from the coding sequence ATGAAAAAAAGAATAGCAATTTTAGGATCAACCGGCTCAATAGGACAACAAGCATTGGAAGTTATTGAAAATCATAGCGATTTGTTCGAGGTAGAAGTGATTACTGCAAATAACAATGCCGAACTTTTAATTTCTCAAGCTCTGAAATTTAAGCCATCGACAGTGGTAATTGCAAATGAAAACAAGTATAATGAAGTTTCAACGGCTCTAACCAAAAGCCAGATAAAAGTTTTTGCCGGCGAAAAAGCAATTTCTCAGGTTGTTGAGTACGATTCAATAGATATTGTACTAACTGCGATGGTGGGGTATTCAGGGCTTCTTCCAACAATTAATGCTATTTCCTGGGGAAAAAATATTGCTCTTGCCAACAAAGAAACTCTTGTGATTGCCGGCGATTTGATAATGCAGCTTGCCAAGAAAAAACAAGTAGATATTATTCCGGTTGATTCCGAGCATTCGGCTATATTCCAATGCCTTACTGGAGAAATGCATAATCAAATAGAAAAAATAATTCTAACAGCCTCTGGTGGACCTTTCCGTCAATTAGATTTTGAAAGCTTAAAAAAAGTAACAAAAAATGATGCACTCAAGCATCCAAATTGGAACATGGGAAATAAAATTACCATAGATTCTGCAACCTTAATGAATAAAGGTTTTGAGGCTATAGAAGCAAAATGGTTGTTCGATGTACGACCCGAACAAATTGAAATTATTGTACATCCACAATCTATAATTCATTCTCTGGTACAATTTTCCGATAGCAGCATTAAAGCACAACTCGGACTACCCGACATGAAACTGCCAATACAATATGCTCTTTCTTATCCAAAAAGGATTAAATCGAATTTTCCTCGTTTCAATTTTTCTAATTTTCCAAATTTCTCTTTTGAGGAAGTTGATAACAAAAAATTTCGTAATCTTGTGCTCGCTTTTGAGGCGATGAAAACGGGAGGAAATATGCCATGTATAATCAATGCTGCAAACGAAATTGTAGTGAATTCTTTTTTAAATGAAAAAATTGGATTTTTATCAATGTCGGAAATCATAGAATCGACCATGGGCAAGGTAAGTTTTATTAAAAACCCAAGCTACGACGATTATGTTGAAACCAATATTGAAGCACGGCAAATTGCAAATGATTTATGCAAACAATATTTTTTATAA
- the queA gene encoding tRNA preQ1(34) S-adenosylmethionine ribosyltransferase-isomerase QueA has product MKLSQFRYELPEKLIPLHPTKNRDESKLMVVHRDTGKIEHRIFKDVIEYFDDKDVFVFNNTKVFPARIFGNKEKTGAKIEVFLLRELSKENRLWDVLVDPARKIRIGNKLYFGNDELVAEVIDNTTSRGRTLRFLGDGDYEDFKTTLYNLGETPLPKFINRKTEELDKERYQTLLAKHEGAVAAPTAGMHFSRELLKRLEIKGIDFAEITLHVGLGNFRNVEVEDLTKHKVDSEQIFVSEQAANIVNNAKNNKHNVCAVGTTVLRTLESCVTTQKLLNPFEGWTNKFIFPPYEVKVPNRMISNFHLSKSTLLMMVAAFTGYDLIFKAYDVAIKKKYRFGTYGDAMLIL; this is encoded by the coding sequence ATGAAATTATCTCAATTCCGGTATGAATTACCTGAAAAATTAATCCCATTGCATCCAACAAAAAATAGGGACGAATCGAAGCTGATGGTTGTACACAGAGACACTGGCAAAATTGAACATCGTATTTTCAAGGATGTAATCGAATATTTTGACGATAAAGATGTTTTTGTTTTCAATAATACAAAAGTTTTTCCTGCAAGAATATTTGGCAATAAAGAAAAAACAGGAGCAAAAATAGAAGTATTTTTACTTCGTGAGCTTAGTAAAGAAAACCGATTATGGGACGTTTTAGTTGATCCTGCGCGAAAAATAAGAATTGGGAACAAATTATATTTTGGCAACGACGAACTTGTTGCAGAAGTAATAGACAATACCACTTCACGAGGCAGAACACTCCGATTTCTTGGTGATGGTGATTATGAAGATTTTAAAACAACGCTTTATAATCTTGGTGAAACACCTCTTCCAAAATTTATAAACAGAAAAACCGAAGAATTAGACAAAGAACGATATCAAACACTTTTAGCCAAGCACGAAGGAGCAGTTGCAGCACCTACTGCCGGAATGCACTTCAGCAGAGAGCTGCTAAAACGCCTTGAAATTAAAGGAATTGATTTTGCTGAAATTACACTTCATGTTGGATTAGGAAACTTCCGTAACGTTGAAGTTGAAGACCTCACTAAACATAAAGTAGATTCTGAACAAATTTTTGTATCGGAACAAGCTGCAAATATTGTGAACAATGCAAAAAACAATAAACACAATGTGTGTGCGGTAGGAACCACAGTTTTGAGAACATTAGAAAGTTGCGTAACCACACAAAAGTTACTTAATCCATTCGAAGGTTGGACAAACAAATTCATATTCCCACCATACGAAGTAAAAGTTCCGAACCGCATGATTTCCAATTTCCACCTTTCCAAATCTACTTTACTTATGATGGTGGCTGCTTTTACTGGTTACGACCTAATTTTTAAAGCCTACGATGTGGCAATAAAGAAAAAATATAGATTCGGAACCTATGGCGATGCTATGTTGATATTATAA
- the polA gene encoding DNA polymerase I, whose product MSGIMKNKLFLLDAYALIYQSYYAFIKNPIRNSKGLNTSATFGFTNILQEILTKEKPTHIAVAFDHSSLTFRSEIFSEYKANRPPTPEDIKLSIPYIKGIIEAYNISLIEVPGFEADDIVGTIAKVADNENIEVFMMTPDKDYAQLVTENVFMYKPRRSGKESEILGVEQIREKFQVSEPKQVIDILALWGDSSDNIPGAPGIGEKGAKKLISEFASLEGLYENLDKLKPKQKETLQNFEKQIKMSKVLATIDTNVPIDCKLEDLKMKNANNEKLKEIFSELEFRTFLNRLNTTEKSEPKLDILPEKKEQYTQGNLFANTIEAEEIQVSESLKNINSVEHKYFISDTDEKIDNLISELQNLKEFCFDTETTSLNTQNAELIGISFCFENHKAYYVPFPTDQNQSKLLLLKFKNLFENARISKIGQNIKYDISVLKNYDIEVDGNLFDTMIAHYLIESDFRHNLNFLSEKYLHYSPVQIEELIGKRGKNQKNMRQVPVEIVKEYACEDADLTFQLKKILDADLEKSNAKKLFHDIEMPLIYVLASMEDYGVKLDSDALKNFSKELILQIDKIEKVIHHLSESQFNISSPRELGKILFDKLKINTKAKKTKTGQYSTSEDVLLKLRDKHPIVDKVMEFRSLKKLHSTYVEALPKLVNKKTQKIHCSFNQAVAATGRLSSNNPNLQNIPIKDENGREIRRAFIPTSENYTFFSADYSQIELRLMAHMSNDESLVEAFNKQEDIHASTASKIYKIELDEVDRTQRNMAKVANFGIIYGISAFGLASQLNISRKESKQLIDSYFESYPGVKKYMEMSIRKVRSKGYSETIFDRRRILSDINSRNGIVRGLAERNAINAPIQGTAADIIKIAMINIYKKFQQKNMKSKMTIQVHDELNFNVYKPELEEVKKIVIAEMENAVQLKVPLIVEYGVGENWLEAH is encoded by the coding sequence ATGTCTGGAATTATGAAAAATAAGTTGTTTTTACTTGATGCGTATGCTTTGATTTATCAATCATACTATGCGTTTATTAAGAATCCTATACGCAATTCTAAAGGTTTAAATACCTCAGCAACTTTTGGATTTACAAATATTTTACAAGAAATTTTAACTAAAGAAAAACCTACACACATTGCCGTAGCTTTCGATCATTCAAGTCTTACTTTTCGTAGCGAAATATTTTCGGAATATAAGGCAAACAGACCGCCAACTCCCGAAGATATTAAATTATCTATACCTTATATAAAAGGTATTATTGAAGCCTATAATATTTCTCTTATTGAAGTTCCCGGATTTGAGGCAGACGATATTGTAGGGACAATTGCAAAAGTTGCCGATAATGAAAATATTGAGGTCTTTATGATGACTCCTGATAAAGATTATGCACAATTGGTTACAGAAAATGTGTTTATGTATAAACCGAGACGATCAGGAAAAGAATCGGAAATTTTGGGAGTTGAACAAATTAGAGAAAAATTTCAAGTCTCTGAACCAAAGCAGGTTATTGATATTTTGGCACTGTGGGGCGACAGTTCAGATAATATTCCTGGTGCTCCCGGAATAGGCGAAAAAGGGGCTAAAAAGCTTATTTCTGAATTTGCCAGTTTGGAAGGACTTTACGAAAATCTCGACAAATTAAAACCCAAACAAAAAGAAACTCTCCAAAATTTCGAAAAGCAAATAAAAATGTCAAAGGTATTGGCAACGATAGATACCAATGTTCCAATTGATTGCAAATTGGAAGATTTGAAAATGAAAAATGCTAATAATGAAAAACTGAAAGAGATTTTTAGCGAATTAGAGTTTAGAACATTTTTGAATCGTTTAAATACTACAGAGAAATCAGAACCAAAATTGGATATTCTTCCTGAGAAAAAAGAGCAATACACTCAGGGAAATTTGTTTGCTAATACTATCGAGGCTGAAGAAATACAAGTAAGCGAAAGCTTAAAAAACATAAATTCCGTAGAGCACAAATATTTCATTTCCGATACTGATGAAAAAATTGATAATTTAATCTCCGAACTTCAAAATCTCAAGGAGTTTTGTTTCGATACCGAAACTACAAGTTTAAATACCCAAAACGCAGAATTGATTGGAATTTCTTTTTGTTTCGAAAACCACAAAGCATATTATGTCCCTTTTCCCACAGACCAGAATCAATCAAAACTTTTGCTTTTGAAGTTTAAAAATTTGTTTGAAAATGCCAGAATTTCTAAAATCGGACAAAACATAAAATATGATATTTCGGTTCTGAAAAATTATGATATTGAAGTTGATGGAAATTTGTTTGATACAATGATTGCACATTATTTAATTGAATCAGATTTTCGGCACAATTTAAATTTCCTTTCGGAAAAATATTTGCATTATTCACCAGTTCAGATTGAGGAATTGATTGGTAAAAGAGGGAAAAATCAAAAAAATATGAGGCAGGTTCCTGTCGAAATAGTCAAAGAGTATGCTTGCGAAGATGCCGATTTAACATTTCAGTTGAAAAAAATTCTCGATGCTGATCTAGAAAAATCCAATGCAAAAAAGCTTTTTCACGATATCGAAATGCCGCTAATTTATGTTTTGGCATCGATGGAAGATTATGGTGTAAAATTAGACTCAGATGCACTAAAAAATTTTTCCAAAGAATTGATTTTGCAAATAGACAAAATTGAAAAGGTGATTCATCACCTTTCAGAAAGTCAATTTAATATATCGTCTCCGAGAGAATTAGGAAAAATATTGTTCGATAAATTGAAGATTAATACAAAAGCAAAAAAAACCAAAACAGGGCAATATTCAACTTCTGAAGACGTACTTTTAAAATTGAGAGATAAGCATCCAATAGTTGATAAAGTTATGGAGTTCAGATCCTTAAAAAAACTTCATTCAACTTACGTTGAAGCTCTACCTAAACTTGTTAACAAAAAAACCCAAAAAATCCATTGTTCGTTCAATCAGGCAGTTGCAGCAACCGGTCGTTTAAGTTCGAACAATCCGAATTTGCAAAATATTCCAATAAAAGATGAAAACGGAAGGGAAATTCGGAGAGCTTTTATTCCGACATCCGAAAATTATACTTTTTTTTCGGCAGATTATTCGCAAATTGAATTGCGATTGATGGCGCACATGAGCAATGACGAATCATTAGTTGAAGCATTCAACAAGCAAGAAGATATTCATGCTTCCACAGCTTCAAAAATATACAAAATTGAACTCGATGAAGTTGATAGAACTCAGCGAAATATGGCTAAGGTTGCTAATTTCGGAATAATTTATGGAATTTCTGCTTTCGGATTGGCAAGTCAGCTTAACATTTCGCGAAAAGAAAGCAAGCAACTAATTGATAGTTATTTTGAAAGCTATCCGGGAGTAAAAAAATACATGGAAATGTCTATTAGAAAAGTAAGGAGTAAAGGATATTCAGAAACTATTTTCGATAGAAGGAGGATTTTGTCAGATATAAATTCTCGAAATGGAATTGTTCGCGGGCTTGCTGAACGCAATGCAATAAATGCACCTATTCAGGGTACTGCTGCCGACATTATAAAAATAGCAATGATAAATATTTATAAAAAATTCCAGCAAAAAAATATGAAATCGAAAATGACTATTCAGGTACACGATGAACTTAATTTTAATGTTTATAAACCTGAATTGGAAGAAGTGAAAAAAATTGTGATTGCCGAAATGGAAAATGCCGTACAATTAAAAGTTCCTTTAATTGTTGAATATGGAGTTGGGGAAAATTGGCTTGAAGCCCACTGA
- the rseP gene encoding RIP metalloprotease RseP — protein MDFFLQAFEFLASIKYQTLGFFLSLSLLIILHEFGHFAFSKIFNTRVEKFYLFFNAWFSILKLKKTKDGWKIKFFEKNKEETEPFTTTEYGMGWIPLGGFVKISGMVDESLDMEQMQKEPENWEFRSKTTWQRLLIMLGGVLVNFVLALFIYSMILFTWGQSYVPVENGTDGAVWDTLGLEIGLQHGDIVQYVDTYKIEQFRDIIEHLLVDNVKTITVKRNNKIEKIPVPENFPEMMLKRGVRTTPFGGFRYPYIADSIIENSAADIAGIRRNDKLLAINGIETPSFYEFAYEISKHRNKEIEVKLQRNFNEIFLKAEIGEEGKLGVYAKPPSHFYEVKTTEYSFIESFPAGISYGVDVLVGYVKQMKLVFSKEGAKQLGGFGLIGGLFPKTWDWAVFWQMTAFLSIILAFMNVLPIPALDGGHVTLLLYEIVTRRKPSDKFLEISQIIGMILLFTLLIYANLNDILRLIGVEMF, from the coding sequence ATGGACTTTTTTTTACAAGCGTTTGAATTTTTGGCAAGTATAAAATATCAAACTTTAGGCTTTTTCTTAAGCCTGTCATTGCTGATTATTCTTCATGAATTTGGACATTTTGCATTCTCTAAAATTTTTAATACACGAGTTGAGAAATTTTATCTTTTTTTCAATGCTTGGTTTTCTATTCTCAAGTTGAAAAAAACAAAAGACGGCTGGAAAATCAAATTTTTTGAAAAAAATAAGGAAGAAACTGAACCATTTACTACTACTGAATATGGTATGGGCTGGATTCCTTTGGGCGGTTTTGTAAAAATATCTGGTATGGTTGACGAATCGCTCGATATGGAGCAAATGCAAAAAGAGCCGGAAAACTGGGAATTTAGGTCTAAAACTACCTGGCAACGATTATTAATTATGCTTGGCGGTGTGCTCGTTAATTTTGTCTTAGCACTTTTCATTTACTCTATGATATTATTTACATGGGGACAATCGTACGTACCAGTAGAAAACGGAACCGATGGAGCAGTTTGGGATACGCTTGGGCTTGAAATTGGTTTGCAGCACGGGGATATTGTCCAGTATGTTGATACTTACAAGATTGAACAATTTCGAGACATAATTGAACATTTGTTAGTTGATAATGTAAAAACAATTACCGTAAAAAGAAATAACAAAATTGAAAAAATTCCTGTTCCTGAAAATTTTCCGGAAATGATGCTAAAAAGAGGAGTTAGAACCACTCCTTTCGGAGGATTTAGATATCCATATATTGCCGACAGCATAATTGAAAATAGCGCGGCTGACATAGCAGGAATAAGAAGAAACGATAAATTGCTTGCAATAAATGGTATTGAAACTCCTTCTTTTTATGAATTTGCATATGAAATAAGTAAACATCGAAATAAGGAAATTGAAGTGAAACTTCAACGAAATTTCAATGAAATATTTTTAAAAGCAGAAATTGGAGAAGAAGGAAAGTTGGGAGTTTATGCAAAACCTCCTTCACATTTTTATGAAGTAAAAACCACCGAATATTCATTCATAGAGTCTTTTCCTGCCGGAATAAGTTATGGAGTAGATGTTTTGGTTGGCTATGTAAAACAAATGAAATTAGTATTTTCGAAAGAAGGAGCAAAACAATTGGGCGGTTTTGGGCTAATTGGTGGTTTATTTCCTAAAACCTGGGATTGGGCAGTATTTTGGCAAATGACTGCATTTCTTTCTATAATTTTAGCTTTTATGAACGTTCTGCCAATTCCGGCTCTCGATGGAGGACATGTAACATTGCTCTTGTACGAAATTGTTACAAGAAGAAAACCAAGCGATAAGTTTCTCGAAATATCGCAAATAATTGGAATGATACTTTTATTCACACTCTTGATTTATGCAAACTTGAACGATATCTTAAGACTAATTGGGGTTGAGATGTTTTAA
- the truB gene encoding tRNA pseudouridine(55) synthase TruB: MDFQAGQLLLINKSKHWTSFDVVKKIKYLIRKKYGFKKIKVGHAGTLDPLATGLLVVCTGKSTKTIQELQAKEKEYIAKIKLGATTPSFDLETEINEQFEVEHITKELICNTLKKFEGDILQDPPIYSAKNINGERAYNLARRGEKVELKAKKIHIEKIEYISYDSAVLTIKIHCSSGTYIRSLANDLGYAMQSGAHLIELIRTKIGIFNIEESVDIKEFEENLKLL; encoded by the coding sequence ATGGATTTTCAAGCAGGACAACTACTATTGATAAATAAATCTAAACATTGGACTTCGTTTGATGTTGTAAAAAAAATAAAATATTTAATAAGGAAAAAATATGGGTTTAAAAAAATAAAAGTCGGTCATGCCGGCACATTAGACCCATTAGCAACAGGACTTTTGGTGGTCTGTACAGGAAAATCAACCAAAACAATCCAAGAACTTCAAGCCAAAGAGAAAGAATATATTGCAAAAATTAAACTCGGCGCAACAACACCATCCTTCGATTTAGAAACCGAAATAAATGAGCAATTCGAGGTCGAACATATCACTAAAGAGTTAATATGCAATACCTTAAAAAAGTTCGAAGGAGATATTTTACAGGATCCACCAATTTATTCAGCAAAAAATATAAATGGAGAACGAGCATATAATTTAGCAAGAAGAGGCGAAAAAGTAGAATTAAAAGCAAAAAAAATACACATAGAAAAAATTGAATATATAAGTTATGATTCCGCTGTTTTGACAATAAAAATTCACTGTTCATCCGGAACATATATACGCTCTTTAGCAAACGACTTAGGTTATGCCATGCAAAGTGGTGCACATTTGATTGAACTTATAAGAACTAAAATAGGAATTTTTAACATTGAAGAATCGGTCGATATAAAAGAGTTTGAAGAAAATCTTAAATTATTGTAA
- a CDS encoding DUF3098 domain-containing protein, protein MSKKQVKSPKKKSLTDTPSNKSVPAGTSKTSSVEFALGKENYILLTIGFIVIIVGFLLMIGGAPENPNDFNPEVFSWRRITLAPVVVLFGFIFEIYAIMKKPDDNSFIANLFSKKQ, encoded by the coding sequence ATGTCGAAAAAACAAGTTAAAAGTCCGAAAAAGAAAAGTCTAACAGACACTCCATCAAACAAATCAGTTCCAGCAGGAACTTCGAAAACAAGTAGCGTTGAATTTGCTCTAGGCAAAGAAAATTACATTTTACTGACAATAGGATTTATAGTTATTATCGTTGGTTTTTTGCTCATGATCGGTGGAGCACCTGAAAATCCGAACGATTTTAATCCGGAAGTTTTCAGTTGGAGGCGCATAACTTTGGCTCCGGTTGTTGTACTTTTTGGTTTTATTTTCGAGATATACGCAATTATGAAAAAACCCGACGATAATAGTTTTATTGCTAATTTGTTTTCTAAAAAACAATAA
- a CDS encoding cell division protein FtsX: MTNKKDKITIWKLRNSYLTTIVSIFLVLFLLGLLGMLILNANKLSVYIKENIGYSIILNENAKTLDIRRLQKEFDASNYVKSSNHISKEQAAEELQKELGENFIDFLGYNPLPVSINIQLFAEYSNTDSLRIIEEKLLSYPQVKEVIYKKSLIHEIDKNINKISFIILSFSGLLFLISIALINNTIRLSIYSNRFLIKTMQLVGANGSFIRKPYLFQSAFQGIIGALMAISLLIVIIHFAQDMFEIVSFNDLNVLITLFLSIVVIGIIIAISSTYFAINKYLRIKTEKIYYH; encoded by the coding sequence ATGACTAATAAAAAAGACAAAATAACTATTTGGAAACTAAGAAATTCGTACCTAACAACTATTGTCAGTATTTTTTTAGTTTTGTTTTTATTAGGATTGTTAGGAATGCTGATTTTGAATGCAAATAAATTATCTGTCTATATAAAGGAAAATATTGGTTACTCAATAATTCTTAACGAAAATGCCAAAACACTTGATATTCGTAGATTGCAAAAAGAATTTGATGCTTCGAATTATGTAAAATCATCGAATCATATTTCGAAAGAACAAGCTGCTGAAGAATTGCAAAAAGAATTAGGCGAAAATTTTATAGATTTTCTTGGCTACAATCCTTTGCCTGTTTCCATTAATATTCAGCTATTTGCAGAATATTCAAACACAGATAGTTTACGAATAATAGAAGAAAAACTTCTTAGCTATCCACAAGTTAAAGAAGTAATTTACAAGAAATCTCTTATCCACGAAATTGATAAAAACATCAACAAGATAAGTTTTATAATATTGAGTTTTAGCGGATTACTATTTTTAATATCAATTGCACTAATCAACAATACTATTCGCTTATCAATTTATTCGAACCGTTTTTTAATAAAAACAATGCAACTTGTCGGAGCAAATGGAAGTTTCATCAGGAAACCTTACCTTTTCCAAAGTGCATTTCAAGGAATTATTGGAGCCTTGATGGCAATATCTTTGCTGATTGTAATAATTCATTTTGCACAAGATATGTTTGAAATAGTAAGTTTTAATGATCTTAATGTATTGATAACATTATTTCTATCAATAGTTGTAATCGGAATTATTATTGCAATATCTTCTACATATTTTGCAATCAACAAATATCTTAGAATTAAAACAGAAAAAATATATTACCACTAA
- a CDS encoding undecaprenyl-diphosphate phosphatase: MEWFEALILGIVQGLSEFLPISSSGHLELGKVILNLDDAARNNITFAVVVHGATVLSTIVVFWKDLISIFSGLFKFQWNDSSKYVAKIAISMIPVGIVGVFFKEQVESFFTGNLLFVGSMLLITTTLLAFTYYAKQKEKDISFRDSFIIGIAQAFAVMPGISRSGSTIAIGLLLGNKKEHIAKFSFLMVLIPIIGANLKDLFSGEFTNDTSVGAFPLIVGFVSAFVTGWLACTLMVNIVKRGKLIYFAIYTFIVAIIAITISFL; encoded by the coding sequence ATGGAGTGGTTTGAAGCATTAATTTTAGGAATTGTTCAAGGATTATCGGAGTTTTTGCCAATCAGCAGTAGCGGGCATCTCGAATTGGGAAAAGTAATCCTTAATTTAGACGATGCTGCCAGAAACAACATAACATTTGCAGTAGTTGTTCACGGAGCAACTGTTCTGAGTACTATTGTAGTTTTCTGGAAAGATCTAATCAGTATTTTTTCAGGCTTATTCAAATTTCAGTGGAACGATTCCTCGAAATATGTTGCTAAAATTGCAATTTCGATGATTCCTGTTGGAATAGTTGGAGTATTTTTTAAAGAACAAGTCGAAAGTTTTTTCACTGGAAATTTATTGTTTGTTGGCTCTATGCTTTTAATTACCACTACATTACTTGCATTTACATATTATGCCAAGCAAAAAGAAAAGGACATTTCTTTCCGAGATTCATTTATCATTGGAATTGCTCAAGCATTTGCAGTAATGCCAGGAATTTCACGCTCAGGCTCAACAATCGCTATTGGTCTCCTTCTTGGAAACAAAAAAGAACATATTGCAAAATTTTCTTTTCTGATGGTTTTAATTCCAATAATTGGAGCTAACCTAAAAGATCTTTTTAGTGGAGAATTTACAAACGATACAAGTGTTGGAGCTTTTCCTTTAATTGTTGGATTTGTATCGGCTTTTGTAACCGGCTGGCTCGCTTGTACTTTGATGGTAAATATTGTTAAACGAGGCAAACTAATATATTTTGCGATTTATACATTTATTGTTGCCATAATTGCAATTACCATCAGTTTTTTATAA
- a CDS encoding M23 family metallopeptidase — MEQSQKDKKLIKKLKNKYHLKIYNENTFEEVFSFRLSRLNVFASIGFSIIILIALVTVLIAFTGLREFIPGYPDGNMRRMIISNALKVDSLNYQLKLKDQYFQNLKNIIEGKEPVVHVPEKEAEVVYSDIKFERSKEDSALRRKIENEAQYNITAFENNERANVFSNIHFYKPVSGLIISKFEKMNEHFGIDIVSEKDAVVSSTLPGTVIIATWSIENGYIIQIQHENDLLSIYKHNSKLFKNVGDEVSAGEAIAIVGDSGELSSGPHLHFELWHNGIPLDPQNHIVF, encoded by the coding sequence ATGGAACAAAGCCAAAAAGATAAAAAACTAATAAAAAAATTAAAAAATAAGTACCATCTTAAAATATATAATGAAAATACTTTCGAAGAGGTTTTTTCATTTCGTTTGTCGAGGTTGAATGTTTTTGCTTCAATAGGATTTTCAATTATAATTTTAATAGCCTTAGTTACGGTTTTGATTGCCTTCACGGGTTTACGAGAATTTATACCAGGATATCCTGATGGAAATATGAGACGTATGATTATTTCCAATGCTCTGAAGGTAGATTCTCTGAACTATCAACTAAAATTGAAAGACCAATATTTTCAAAATCTGAAGAATATAATTGAAGGAAAAGAGCCAGTCGTACACGTTCCTGAAAAGGAAGCAGAGGTAGTGTACAGCGACATAAAGTTCGAACGATCGAAGGAGGATTCCGCTTTGCGTAGAAAAATTGAAAACGAAGCCCAGTATAACATTACTGCTTTCGAAAACAACGAGCGTGCAAATGTATTTAGCAATATTCATTTCTATAAACCTGTAAGTGGCTTGATAATATCTAAGTTTGAAAAAATGAATGAGCATTTTGGTATAGATATCGTTTCCGAAAAAGATGCAGTCGTTTCTTCAACCTTACCGGGAACGGTCATTATTGCAACCTGGTCGATAGAGAATGGATATATAATTCAAATTCAACACGAAAACGATTTGTTGTCAATCTATAAGCACAATTCAAAATTGTTTAAAAATGTAGGCGATGAGGTATCTGCTGGCGAAGCAATTGCTATTGTTGGCGATTCGGGAGAATTGTCGAGCGGTCCGCACCTTCATTTCGAGTTGTGGCACAACGGAATTCCATTGGATCCGCAAAATCACATAGTTTTCTAA